DNA sequence from the Amycolatopsis sp. Hca4 genome:
TCCGCGGCCGCGCGGAAGCTGCACATGGCCGCGTCTCCGCTCAGCCAGCGGATCAAGGACCTGGAGCACGAGCTCGGGCAGCAGCTGTTCGACCGCAGCACCCACCACGTCACCCTCACCGACGCCGGGGCCGCGCTGCTGCCGCTCGCGCGGGACGTCCTCGAGCAGGTCAGTGCCATTCCCTGGAAGCTGGAAGAAGCCACGCGGCCGCAGCGCAGCACCGTTTTCCTCGGCATGCCCGCCGGCGTGCACCCCGATCTGCGGGAGCGTGTCAACGCGCTCGCCGAACGGGTGAAACTGACCTACGAGCTCAAGCGCTGGCCCGGCACCACCGCCGACCTCGTGCAGGGCGTGCACGACGGGAAGCTGGCCCTCACCCTCGCCCGGCTGCCCGTCACCGATCCCGCGCTGGACCAGCTGCCCGTGATGACCGAACGGCTCGGTGCCGTCGTCCCGGCCGACCTGTTCGCCGGGCGGGACTCCGTCAGCCTGGCCGAGCTCACCGAATTCCCGTACGTGGCCTCACCAGGCGAAATCGTCCCCGCCTATTTCGAGCAGCTCGACCACCAATTGAACGAGCTCGGCATCAAGAAACGCATCCGGCTGACCAACACCGGCTACGGCGGGACGTCGGAAATCATCTCCAGCGGCGAGGCATTCTCCATTTCCATGCTCGACGCCAAGAGCCCGATGCACGGCTACCGGCTCGACAACGTCATCGTGCTCCCCTTCTCGGATTTCCGCCCCCAGCTGGACACCGGCCTCCTCTGGCGGCGCGACCGCGGCGACGGCGACCTGAAGGACCTCGTCGACGCCGCGAAAGAGATCTTCGCCGAACCGCTCAGCAGCTGAAGAATGGTATGACCACAAGAGTCATACCATTGTTCGCATCATGATCATTCCCTTTCCCGTCGCCCGCGCCTAAGTTCGGAAGTAGAGCAGAACAGCAAGGCGCGAAAGGACGCAAACACATGACGACCGGACCGCTGGACGGCGTGCGCGTGATCGACCTCTCGACCGTGGTGATGGGCCCGTACGCGGCCCAGATCCTCGGCGACCTGGGCGCCGACGTGATCAAGATCGAGTCCCCCGCGGACACCGTGCGGGTGGGCGAGTACCGCACCACGCCGGGCATGACCGCACTGAACCTCAACGTCAACCGCAACAAGCGCAGCGTGGCCCTCAACCTCAAGGACGAGACCGAGCGCGAGCAGGCGCTGAAGCTGATCGACACGGCCGACGTGCTGATCACCAACATGCGCCCCGGCGCGCTGGCCCGTCTCGGCCTGAACTACGCCGACGTCGCCGAGCGCAACCCGCGGCTGGTCTACGCCCACGCGCAGGGCTTCCGCGGCGACTCCCCGCAGGCCGGCAACGCCGCCTACGACGAGACCGTGCAGGCCTCCTCCGGCCTGGTCGACGTGGCCAACCGGGCACTGGGCCAGCCGGTCTACCTGCCGACGATCATCGGCGACAAGGTCTCGTCGCTGACCATCGCCTACAGCGTGCTTGCCGCGCTGGTCCACCGCGACCGCACCGGCCAGGGCCAGCAGATCGAGATCCCGATGACCGACACGCTGATCGCGTTCAACCTGGTCGAGCACCTCGCCGGGCACACGTTCGAGCCGGCCGAAAGCCCCACCGGGTTCGCGCTGTCGATGACGAAGGGCCACGCCGCGGTCCGGACCAAGGACGGCCTCGCCTGCGTCATCCCCTACAACCCGAAGAACTTCCGCGACTTCTTCGCCGCCGCCGGGCGCCCGGACCTCGCCGCGGACCCGCGGGTGAACGGCGAGGCCATCAACCGCGCCGACAACGAGTGGCTGACCGAGCAGATCGCCGCGTGCGCCCCGGCGCTGACCACCGAAGAGTGGGCGGAGGTCTGCGCGAAGCACAGCATCCCGATGGCCCCGGTCCTGGAGCTGGACAAGGCCCACGAGGACCCGTACGTCCGCGACGGCCACCTGCTCGACACCGTCGAGCACCCGAGCGAGGGCACCATCCGCACGGTCGGCATCCCGGTGAAGTTTTCCGCGACGCCCGGCTCGATCCGCCGCCTGGCCCCGCTGGCCGGCCAGGACACCGCCGAAGTCCTCGCGGAACTCTGAAAGAAGCAGCTCATGAGTGAAGTACGCACCGAACGGATCGGCAGCACCCTGCTGATCACGATCGACCGCCCGCAGGCCCGCAACGCGGTCAACGCCGCCGTCGCGAAGCAGCTGGCCGCCGCCCTGGACGAACTCGAAGCCGACCCCACGCTCCGGGCGGGTGTCCTGACCGGCGCCGAAAACACCTTCAGCGCCGGGATGGACCTCAAGGCCGCCCTCAAGGGCGAGTCACCGGAGATCCCGGGCCGCGGGTTCGGCGGCCTGACCGAAGCCGAGCTGGCCAAGCCGCTGATCGCCGCCGTCGAAGGGTTCGCCATGGGCGGCGGGTTCGAGCTGGCCCTCGGGTGCGACCTGATCGTCGCCGCCGAAGACGCGCAGTTCGGTCTGCCCGAGGTCAAGCGCGGCCTGATCGCCGCGGGCGGCGGGGTGATCCGGCTGCCCCAGCGGATCCCGCACCACCTCGCGATGGAGTTCCTGCTGACCGGCGAGCCCGTCACCGGCCGCCGCGCCGGCGAGCTGGGCCTGGTCAACCGCGTCACCGCTACCGGTGACGCCGCCGCGGTCGCCGTCGGCCTGGCCGAGCAGCTGGCGCAGAACGCGCCCCTCGCGCTCGCCGCGGTCAAGAAGATCGTGCGTGCCGCGGACCCGAAAGCCGCGGAACGCGAAGAAATCCGGAAGCTGATGCAGTCGAACGACGTCCGCGAGGGCATGACCGCCTTCGCCGAGCGCCGCGCTCCGAAGTGGACAGGCGAATGAAGATCGAAGAAGTCCGGCGGCACGTGACGACCCCGCTGACCGCCCCGGCGTTCGCGCCGGTGGTCCCGAGGTTCACGAACCGCGAATACCTGAACATCGTCTACCGCACCGACGCCGCCGCCCTGCGCGCCGTCGTGCCGGAGCCGCTGCAGGTCGAGGAACCGTTGGTGCGGTTCGAGGTCATGAAGATGGGCGACGTCTCCGGCTACGGCCCGTACACCGAGTCCGGCCAGGCGATCGAGGTCAGCTTCGACGGCGAGCGCGGCGAGTACCTGCACGCGATGTACCTCGACAACTTCCCGGCGACGGCGTCCGGCCGCGAGGTCAGCGCCTACCCGAAGACCGTCGGGTCGCCGAACCTCTATGTCGACAACGGCGTCCTCGTCGGCACGCTGGACCACGGAACGCTCCGGGTGGCGACCGCGACCATGGGCTACAAGCACCACGAGCTGGACAGCCGCGAAGCCGAGCGCCAGATCACCGTCCCGACGTTCATGCTCAAGACGATCCCCGGCTACGACGGCGCCCCGCGCGTCCAGGAGCTGGTCCGCACCGAGATCACCGACGTCGTGGTCAAGGAGGCCTACACCGGCCCCGCGCGGCTGCAGCTGTTCCAGCACGTCCTGGCCCCGCTGGCCGACCTGCCGGTGCTGGAGGTCGTGTCCGCGAGCCACATCACCACCGACCTGACGCTCGCCCCGGTCAAGCCGGTCTTCGACTACCTGAAGGGAGCGCAGTCATGAGGAACGCGGCAGTCATCGGCGCCGGCACCATCGGCCTGTCCTGGACGGCGCTGTTCGCCCACCACGGCCTGACCGTCCGGGTCACCGACCCCCGCCCCGACCTCGCCGAGGCCGTCTCACAGGCACTGGCCCAGTACGCCCCGCACCTCGGCACCACCGCCGAGGAGCTGGCGAGCCGCGTCCACCTCGCCGCCGACGTCACCGAAGCCGTGCAGGACGCCGACGTCGTGCAGGAGAACGGGCCGGAGAACGTCGAGTTCAAGAAGGAGCTGTTCAAGCAGCTCGTCGAGGAGGCGCCGCAGCACGCGCTGCTGCTGAGCTCGTCGAGCGCCATCCCGTCGACGGCGTTCACCGGCGAGATCGACGGCAGCCGGGTCCTCATCGGCCACCCGTTCAACCCGCCGCACCTGATCCCGCTGGTCGAGGTCGTCCCCGGCGAGCGCACCAGCGACGAGTCCGTGCAGCTGGCCGTCGACTTCTACACCTCACTCGGCCGCACGCCGGTCGTGGAGCGCAAGGAGATCTCCGGCTTCGTCGGCAACCGGCTGCAGAACGCGCTCAGCCGCGAGGCGATCTACCTCGTCGAGCAGGGTGTCGTCACCCCCGAAGACCTCGACAAGGTCATCACGAACTCGCTCGGGATCCGCTGGGCCACGGTCGGGCCGTTCCTCGGCTCGCACCTCGGCGGTGGCCCCGGCGGCTACCGGCACATGGCCGAGCACATCGGCAAGTCCATGAAGAAGATGTGGGCCGGGCTGGGCGACCCCAGCCAGAGCCCCGAAGAGCAGGAACGGCTGATCGAAGCCGTCGAAAAGGCTTACGGCTCCTCCACGTACTCGGAACTCGCCGAGACGCGCGACCGCAAGCAGCTCGCCGTCCTGTCCGCATTGGAGGAGAACTGAGATGACGATGGAAGCACTCGAAGGCCAGCTGACCGCCGACTTCTACAACTACGAGACGCTGCTGGGCGACGACGAGCGCAAGCTGCTGGTCCAGGCCCGTGAGTTCATGCGCACCGACGTCAAGCCGCTGGTGAACGAGAACTGGGAAGCCGGCACCTTCCCGAAGGAGCTCATCGGGATGTTCCGCGAGAGCGGTCTCGCGGGGCTGCCCTACGAGGGCTACGGCGAGCACAAGCCGGCGGTCAGCCACCTGCTCACCGGCATGATGGCGATGGAGATGAGCCGCACGGACGCCTCCGTGGCGACGTTCTTCGGTGTCCACAACGGACTCGCGATGTACTCCATCTACAGTGGAGGGAGCCAGGAGCAGCGGGACCGCTGGCTGCCCGAGATGGCCGCGATGGACAAGATCGGCGCGTTCGCGATGACCGAGCCGCTCGGCGGGTCCGACGTCGCCGGCGGCATGCGCACCACGGCCAAGCGAGACGGTGACACCTGGGTCCTCAACGGCGCCAAGAAGTGGATCGGCAACGCGACCTTCGCCGACTACGTCGTGGTGTGGGCCCGTGACCTCGACGACAACCACGTCAAGGGCTTCGTCGTCGAGAAGGGCACGCCGGGCTTCGTGGCGGAGAAGATCCAAGGCAAGACGGCCTTCCGGATCGTCGAAAACGCCGAAATCACCCTTACCGATGTCCGCGTCCCGGAGGCCAACCGCCTGCAGGGCATCAACTCCTTCCGCGACGTCGCCGAGATCCTGCGCGCCACCCGCGGCGGCGTGGCCTGGCAGGCGCTGGGCGTGATGGTCGGCGCCTACGAGCTCGCGCTGGACTACGCCAAGGAGCGCACCCAGTTCGGCCGTCCGATCGCCCGCTTCCAGCTGGTGCAGGACCTGCTCGTGAAGAGCCTCGGCAACATCACCGCCTCCTGGGGCATGCTGGTGCAGCTCGCCCGCCTGCAGGACGCGGGGATCTTCCAGGACGAGCACTCGTCGCTGGCCAAGGCGTTCGTCACCGCGCGGATGCGCGAGGTCGTCGCCTGGAGCCGGGAGATCTTCGGCGGCAACGGGATCGTGCTCGGCTACGACGTCGCGCGGTTCTTCGCCGACGCCGAGGCGATCTACTCCTTCGAAGGCACGCGCGAGATGAACACCCTGATCGTCGGCAAGGCGATCACGGGCCAGTCCGCGTTCGTGTGAGGCGCTAGTTGACGCAGCCGGCGGCCGCCGTGGTGGTCGCCGGCTGCTTCGCGTTCGAGGAAGGCGCCGGCGCCTTGGTGCCGGTGGCGGCGACCGGCTTCACGTTCCCGGCCGGGTCGTCGCCCGCGGCCTGGACATTCGTGGTGCTGATCGCCGTGCGGACGAACTGCTGGACCTGCGCCGGGTCGACCTTGACCGCGACGCCGTCCGACG
Encoded proteins:
- a CDS encoding LysR family transcriptional regulator yields the protein MEMLHLRYFVAVAEELNFSAAARKLHMAASPLSQRIKDLEHELGQQLFDRSTHHVTLTDAGAALLPLARDVLEQVSAIPWKLEEATRPQRSTVFLGMPAGVHPDLRERVNALAERVKLTYELKRWPGTTADLVQGVHDGKLALTLARLPVTDPALDQLPVMTERLGAVVPADLFAGRDSVSLAELTEFPYVASPGEIVPAYFEQLDHQLNELGIKKRIRLTNTGYGGTSEIISSGEAFSISMLDAKSPMHGYRLDNVIVLPFSDFRPQLDTGLLWRRDRGDGDLKDLVDAAKEIFAEPLSS
- a CDS encoding CaiB/BaiF CoA-transferase family protein, which encodes MTTGPLDGVRVIDLSTVVMGPYAAQILGDLGADVIKIESPADTVRVGEYRTTPGMTALNLNVNRNKRSVALNLKDETEREQALKLIDTADVLITNMRPGALARLGLNYADVAERNPRLVYAHAQGFRGDSPQAGNAAYDETVQASSGLVDVANRALGQPVYLPTIIGDKVSSLTIAYSVLAALVHRDRTGQGQQIEIPMTDTLIAFNLVEHLAGHTFEPAESPTGFALSMTKGHAAVRTKDGLACVIPYNPKNFRDFFAAAGRPDLAADPRVNGEAINRADNEWLTEQIAACAPALTTEEWAEVCAKHSIPMAPVLELDKAHEDPYVRDGHLLDTVEHPSEGTIRTVGIPVKFSATPGSIRRLAPLAGQDTAEVLAEL
- a CDS encoding crotonase/enoyl-CoA hydratase family protein; amino-acid sequence: MSEVRTERIGSTLLITIDRPQARNAVNAAVAKQLAAALDELEADPTLRAGVLTGAENTFSAGMDLKAALKGESPEIPGRGFGGLTEAELAKPLIAAVEGFAMGGGFELALGCDLIVAAEDAQFGLPEVKRGLIAAGGGVIRLPQRIPHHLAMEFLLTGEPVTGRRAGELGLVNRVTATGDAAAVAVGLAEQLAQNAPLALAAVKKIVRAADPKAAEREEIRKLMQSNDVREGMTAFAERRAPKWTGE
- a CDS encoding acetoacetate decarboxylase, with protein sequence MKIEEVRRHVTTPLTAPAFAPVVPRFTNREYLNIVYRTDAAALRAVVPEPLQVEEPLVRFEVMKMGDVSGYGPYTESGQAIEVSFDGERGEYLHAMYLDNFPATASGREVSAYPKTVGSPNLYVDNGVLVGTLDHGTLRVATATMGYKHHELDSREAERQITVPTFMLKTIPGYDGAPRVQELVRTEITDVVVKEAYTGPARLQLFQHVLAPLADLPVLEVVSASHITTDLTLAPVKPVFDYLKGAQS
- a CDS encoding 3-hydroxyacyl-CoA dehydrogenase NAD-binding domain-containing protein, with translation MRNAAVIGAGTIGLSWTALFAHHGLTVRVTDPRPDLAEAVSQALAQYAPHLGTTAEELASRVHLAADVTEAVQDADVVQENGPENVEFKKELFKQLVEEAPQHALLLSSSSAIPSTAFTGEIDGSRVLIGHPFNPPHLIPLVEVVPGERTSDESVQLAVDFYTSLGRTPVVERKEISGFVGNRLQNALSREAIYLVEQGVVTPEDLDKVITNSLGIRWATVGPFLGSHLGGGPGGYRHMAEHIGKSMKKMWAGLGDPSQSPEEQERLIEAVEKAYGSSTYSELAETRDRKQLAVLSALEEN
- a CDS encoding acyl-CoA dehydrogenase family protein; the protein is MTMEALEGQLTADFYNYETLLGDDERKLLVQAREFMRTDVKPLVNENWEAGTFPKELIGMFRESGLAGLPYEGYGEHKPAVSHLLTGMMAMEMSRTDASVATFFGVHNGLAMYSIYSGGSQEQRDRWLPEMAAMDKIGAFAMTEPLGGSDVAGGMRTTAKRDGDTWVLNGAKKWIGNATFADYVVVWARDLDDNHVKGFVVEKGTPGFVAEKIQGKTAFRIVENAEITLTDVRVPEANRLQGINSFRDVAEILRATRGGVAWQALGVMVGAYELALDYAKERTQFGRPIARFQLVQDLLVKSLGNITASWGMLVQLARLQDAGIFQDEHSSLAKAFVTARMREVVAWSREIFGGNGIVLGYDVARFFADAEAIYSFEGTREMNTLIVGKAITGQSAFV